The DNA segment ATATTTTAAAGCCCCATAACATTACATTCAGTGAAGTGAAGTGAAGTCAGATTTGGTCGATAATGCCATGGTTTCTGTAAAGTCACCTTACTAATTAGCTGGTCCTAAATTTATGAGAACTTTCCTTTTCCATTGTAGAGTTATTACATATCAGGCCTCATAATTGGATTAaggattcttttcttgttttaggacataataacCAAGCAGTTTCTCCTATATTTGCTCTTCATAATTTCATATCATTAAGGTGTTAAGATTCCTTTGCTTGAAAGAAAATTGGACAAAATGGAAAGACGTATCTTATTGTATTCAAATGAAAAGAAATAGAGAGTACTGTTGAGTATGTGTTGGAACATATCTTTGAGCATAATGTACAGTTAACACATCCAATTTGCTGGACCTAAAAAGGAGAAGTACAACAATCACTACCAATGCATTCACGGGAAACCAGCCAAACTTCTTGACCAGAATCATTGTTAAACATGGGACAAGTGTTTTTGATTCAGAAGCTTCCATACTTGGAAAGTAACACTAAGAGTTAATATGCTGTCTCGCTTCCCTGGAGAACAGTGAATTCAATCTACTATGTTGAGTTAATCTCTTTGTCCTTGGCCTTTGCCATCCTAGTCTTTCCAAAAACTCCTCTATCAACCTGAAAATGAACGATTATATCAGAGTAAGGACACTATTGAAACAGAAAAAAggcctttttttttaaaagttatacTCACATGCTGCAAATAGCCTTCTGTGAGGAAGCCAGCTCTCGATCTGGAAAGCTCTCCTCCAAGCGAtaactcaaccaaacatacagatccaaaaccttcaattgaaTTTCACAAGAAATATATAATCAGTATAATCTATTTGAAATTCTACCAAGTGAAAACCTACAtaaattcatcaacaataacaaataaaCACATTTAGCAACCATCTTGAAATGAAGTGTATATCAGTTTTCATGTGTATGATATGCTCATTTGTGTTGGTCAAAAATTTCGTCGCCAAGTAACATCAGTCTAAACACATACATCAGAAAACAAGTTTGCACCAAGTTAATGTCTATGTTAAAGCAGTGACAGGAGGCAAGTGATTttcaaataaacaagaaaactGTTACACCCTCAACTTGTTTTCAAGCGTTATGACTTtatttgacaagagtgggttgctctagtggtgagcaccctccacttccaatcaagaggttgtgagttcgagtcaccccaagagcaaggtggagagttcttggagggagggagccgagggtctatcggaaacagcctctctaccacagggtaggggtaaggtctgcgtacatactaccctccccagaccccactagtgggattatattgggttgttgttgtatgaCTTTGTTTGCACATTTGATAGCATAGAGCAGGAAATGGTGCATATGAAACCAAAAAACTGGGTCAATCTCCCTCTAACGCAAGTGATAAGGAGCTTGTGGACATGAAATTCTCAAGGAGTcgagaaataaaatgaaaatttaacATACTTCAACAgaatttacaacaacaacaacaacaacaacaacaacaacccagtataatcccactagtggggtttggggagggtagtgtgtacgcagacctacacctaccctggggtagagaggctgtttccaatagaccctcggctccctccctccaagaactcccaccttgctcttggggtgactcgaactcacaacctcttggttggaagtggaaggTTCTCACCACTAGAGCAGCCCACTCTTCAACAGAATTTACATAATCGGAATTTCATAAAAGTTTGTGACTGACAATAACTATGCACAAAAACTGGAAAACTTTCATAGAATAGAAGAAGCCGAGACGGAGTGACAAGAACTTCTACACTACCCTTGCACAATAGGACTGTCTTAACCTCAATACCCAAAACTACTTCAGGTTGGCTACATGAACCCTCTATATCCGTCCACTTTATTGGGGCCCATTTCATACTATTATTGTAAACAATTTGTCTTTCAAAACAAATTAGGGATTCTCTAAACTAGTTGAGTAAAATAAATGCAATTATTATAATCACTAAGGTAATGACTACCAAAATGCTTTCATAAGCATAAAGCATTCAGAAATCAGTCTAAATACTTGAACTGCTTAACAAGTGTGGACAAAGTGTGAAGTAGCAAAATACGACATGCTAACCTTGTGAAttgattcaagctccttaagtgCAGTATGAGATTTTGGCACCTTAAGCGTCCCAGGAGTAAATATTTCACGCAGCCGTACCAGGCCATTTTTAGAATAATTTGTTGCAAACTGATGCATCAAAGCAGAGTGATCATGTAAATTCCTCATCCAAAACAATCATCCTTGAAATGCTATAAGGTGAAAAATCATCTTACTTGAGTGAGGCCTTGAGATGAAATGTCATCATCCATGTCAACTGGACTACATACCAGAAATAAAATGAGTCAATGATACTCTTCTGACATCGGATTATTCTCTATCAGGAGCATATGCAAATAACATATATCCGTTTAAGAATTTCTTGGGGTGTTTATATATACTCATAATTGTTGTTATAATTTCAAAGCTGATACAGTAACTCTGGCTGCATTTGCTTGCATGCCTAAAATGTTCTCTGTTACTATTGTCAAGCTACAGAAAGCTATAAACATGTCATAACTTCCAATTATCTTCTTTGTAAGAGCCAAAGATGTTACCTTATACAGAAGAGATATTTATCGTGCAAACTGAGGGGTAGTGTATCAATAAGAGCAGCAACTTTCTGTTCCAAGGTACAGTACAATCAATAATCAAAAAGAGCAGAAAGATCAGGAATCCAACAAAATGAATAACTGCAAGGACAGAACACAATCTAGAAAAACAGTCTGCTACTAGAAGGAAAGGAAACAAATTGAGCAAGAATACCATACCAACATTTCTTCACAATTAGCAATGAAATAGTGCTCCGATAACTTGGCATTGTCCAGAAAATGCTCCTGCAAAGACAAAGGTAGAATAATTCTGAGCACTCAACTTGCAATCCCGCAGAAAGGCAAAATGGTAATAAACCACTCAGTGTTTAACAGTTTCAGTGGCAAAAGCCATTGTACTAGAACACATCCATTGACATCCATAATTTTCTAGTAATGGCATTTGGAGAAGATAGAAACACAAACGAGGATAGTTTGTTTGGAAGTTATGGTTAGATGAATACTGTAAAACTAGACTATGAGAATATATGTTGGGGAGAATCTGAGTTGGTAACTTACCAGTATCTCATGTAGGCCATGCTTTGGATGTAGACGAGAATACATGTATAAAAGGTCGAAGTTTGGAAAGAGGCCAGCTCGCTGCATTGTAAATTATTGCTCTTCAGTTACCATGATCTAATCTCTTGAATAGATAATCCCACTAAAATTGGAGCATTTTAAAGAATTTATTTTGTCAGGGAAGCTGCCTCCACCATAAAATGACAAGAAAAGCAAGTATGATATTCCAGCATTTAGGGTGGCACTAATTCAGCAGCAAGTAAATTACCTCAAGTACAGGAGATGGAGAATCCAGCGAAGAATGAAGTAGTGGCAGATCATCTGCGTCCAAGCAAGTTACTTCACCAACAGAAAACTTGGATTTGTACCTGCCTGCTCTCCCTACAAGAAAGTGTAATCATCGAAATAGTCATTTCAGAGAACATTGATACTTGAGATACTAAATGCATAAGTGTTGGATGATGCTCAAGAGAGTTCCTGAAAATCATTCTAAGTGTCTATACCGTTTAGATTTGAAACTCACTCTATTCGGATTACATAGTAAAGCAGCTAAAACGGCTATCCAAAAGCCCAAAGTCCAAGACACCAAGGAAGAATTTTTTGAAAACTCTTTCCAAACAGATTTTTCCATCAATAACGAGACGTTACTAATTGAGCAAATCAGAAATTAAGAAAACTTTGATTTGGGTAGTATCTTTTCTCATGGCAATAACATTGTTCTGTTCCTATATATTTACACATTAAAAGGAAGGAGGTTAAGATGTGTCTCATCACAACATTAAGCTTTTATTTAACTTATCTCCTATAATTCAAATGTTAAAAGGAAGGAGGTTAACATGCATCCAATCACAACAATAAGCTTTAGACTTTACGTATAAACAGAGTCACTGCATTGTTAATTAAGCAGAAACACCGTATAGAAAACTACTAAACCATTTCCGACCACCAGCAGTGTAAGTTAGAAGTTAAAGGATGATACTGCATCCCTCCAAAGATGAGTACTCAATCAGATCTGATCCACTATACCAAGTTGTGCTCCAGTAAAATAACATACCTGCTATCTGCTTTATCTCTGGCACAGTTAGATCCCGCATTTCAACACCATCAAATTTCTTTAATGTTGAAAATATAATTCTAGAAATGTTAAGGTTGAGACCCATCCCAATAGCATCACTCGCTACAAGAACATCAGAGTCACTGCTTGCATCATTGAACAATGTTGCCTGCAATCTTACAGAATATATTTACTAACCAATTTGTCAGAGCATGATAATAGACATCAAAACAGATTGCAATTTAGGCAAGTCATCACAGATGGAATGCCATTCAAGCTGTAACATAAACTAGGTCTATCATAGCACACTGaaggaaaaacataaaaaataaaaaacaattgtAAGAAGAATAAGTATGGCCAGATGACAGGAAGGCCAGAGTAAAAAGTTGATGATTAAAGAGAATCATCTAGGATGATAATGTTGATAAAGTGAGTTATATCCTCAGCCTGAACAAAAACGGATTACAACTAACCAAGAAACAAATGCAGGCAACATTGTTGGCCTAagtaagtttgttttgatgattgacaaagtaactcaagcatgaaccaggtccatacacaACGTACATAGatacgggcagattcgagcacaagacatgcacgtgaaagagataagcttaagtggttatatctgatatctcctgaacgaaaaggttgcataattgataaggagaaggatttcttactcgaagagaactctatcctagataagggaggagttagaagttgaagataactacaactcttccaccaaggaagagtaaagcattagacttctagttatttcttattctactaactctatatattgcaggatgttctcattttacaggCACACAAAAACGCTGAAGTTAAACGAGAGTTgaaagcaaaatagcaaggcattttgcaagcaattcctgtgtgattcaagtgtgcgaacctgaagctacatgaaccagatagaagaaccacttccaagtgtctgtcttttattctagttcaattgtagtagggcttttgagttgtacctttcagctttctctagaagcatttgtactaggtactctgagtgtagtgttcaagttagagttaacttgaaattgTCGCAACAGTTTGAGGCTGGCTGCcacaaagggttagaggtaatccttaggtttacaaagagttttgtaaatgctgtttttggCTCGGTAATTTAGTAAAGTgttgggaaaaatcctactgagttgtaggtcgtggttttttcaccttttgagccaggtattttccacgtaaaaatacttgtgttttttacattctgcatttattattccgcaacagtaatataaggaacacatagaagaaccaggtctttctataatctgtgcacgcgaaaaattggacaccacacaaatcacccccctcttgtgtgttattgaagtataaaacatcaaacAACAATTGTAGGAATACTCAGCAGATGACTGGACACGAACCAATCTTAACTCCAATGCAGACAAAAAGAAAGGATCAGAATTAAACCTGTCTAGTTCGAGTCTCTGGCGGCAATGAACCATAAACAACAGAGCAAAGATGCTTTCCCCCCGTTTCAATTAGTTTCTGTTAACATCAAGAGCAATAGTATGAATCAGGATAAACAGAAATTTAAAATCTAAATATCAGTTATATATCCTTTGAGCATAACAGGATAAGAAGTTCAATGGCTATTACAAAATCTAAACTTTGATCAGCGGGATTATCCAACGCAGAACTAGATTTTAACTCATAGCAGAACTTCATCAACTGAATGCTAGTTGATTTCAACTTGCTCCTATCAGGGCATACATTCTACATACCAATTCACTGCATGCCCCACCCAGTTGTGCTGTGATTATGACTTGCCAAGCCAGTTACTCCAGTAATTTAAATTCACTTGATCCCAACTTCTCCTAACAGTTTAATCCTGCTATCTACCAAGTTGCAAAAAAGTAGCAACAGATTACAACTAATGTCACCTGATTTCAACTACTTCTATCAGTATATACATGGTATACAAGAAGTTACCCCCTAAAGGTAATTTCCTCTAATTTGCgtcactctttctttctttctttctttctttctgtccTACTGCACCAGGGTGTGGCTGTGACATTAGTGTGTAAAGTTGTTCCTCACCTTCATCCTGTATATCTCCGTACGCGAGAAGGTGACTACGCAGTCACCAGTCCTTATATTGGAGAAAGATCCTAAAGGAACCTTTAATGGGACAAGAGGTGAGAGCCTCTCATAGTATTGAACCTGGCAGCAAAGGGAAGCAAGAAAGTCACATTATTTATAGAAGGCacaaaaaagaaataaacaaaaagtTACTAGCATAAATAAACTTTGAAGCAATTACAAAGCAGCTTGAAGTAgcataattattttttatgaCAAACTTGGAGTATCATAAAAATTGATAGGAGTGTTTGTTGGGTCTTGTGGGGAGAAAGCTTGGTGTTTTTAAGGGATGGTAACATATTTGTATATTAATAAATAAACTACACAAAAACTGTGTATTCACCCTATTTACAGTGCGAGTACAGGAAGAATTCCTAGTTCTTTGTCTTTCCTTTGGCACCGAACTAAGTAAGCTACGTCTCATGCAAACAAGCCCAAGCCCATTAAACTTAGGCACTAGACGTACACATCAAGTTCAATGAGTATCATATAAGACTATGGAATAAAAGGGGAAATTCGTCAGAAATACGTCCTCAGCCTCAACTATGTTGTTCAAGATATGTTAGTCACCTAACTGGCCATATAAATGAGTATCTTCTTTAAAATAGTTAAGGGTTATCCAGCTTTCCTTATCCCTTAGCAGAGTTTGAAGATGGTGTCTTCAATCACAGTCTAAAATGAACCAAGGATAACAGATAATTCTAGACAAAAGAATTGAAATGGCCAGATTGCACATTAgtaattttttcaaattaaacatCAGAGAAGAAAAGCTCAGTACCTTGATGGTGTCTCCAGTCACTTTGAGGATTTCCTGAACAAGAGGAACAGCTGCTGCATCTCCACACAGATGCAACTCATTAGCAGCTAATCCCAATAATGCACGTGTAAACGAAAAGCCCCTTGACCTACACCCTATCATCTGAAAAAAGAATATGTCATACACAGTAAAATATCCAAGGACAGAAGAAAAGAGTAACAAAGAGAACTGGATCACTAGGTAATAGCAACGGAAACACATTTGGTTCAGAAAATGCGACGAGGCTTAAAGAAAAGACTGATACCAAAGAGTGACTCTCTCTCTTTTCCCCACTCCCCccaccccccccaaaaaaaaaaaaaaaaaaatctctgtATGATTTTGATTACAAGATTGAAGGCCAATATTACCCCAATTTGCTTGGCATTGAGGCAAAGTAGTTGTTATAGTTGTTGTATTGAAGGCCAATATTAAGTCAAAGTTTATTGTTTTCCAGTGCAACAAAATTTGAACTTTCTGAAGAAACTAGAAAGGCTACATAGTGTAATGGAAATCTAGGTAAGGAGAGTCTCTTCCTGATTTCACTTCTATGATGTTTTATCTCTCATTGAGAAAATTAAATTGAGTTAAACTTGCCGTTGCAGATGAACTATTAGAAGAAGACACTATGATCTAATAGGATAAGGAGGTAAGCATGCTTTTCAAAGCTTTACTATTTGAAAGCTTCTGCCCTTGTCAAAACCACTCAAGGTGCATTCATGTAGTGCTTCCAGGTGACTCAATTAGCCCACTTCGGTAATAGAAATTTTGTTGCCTTAGTATTTTGGGGAAGAATGTACCAGTTACTAAGGCGTGTCGGGAAATGCATCCCGCTACAGCATATGATGTACCCTCTTTGTCTCTCTATTATCAGAACGGATATCACCCACAGGTTCTCTGTCAATGTTCATCTTTCCTTaccgaaaaaaaaaaaagaaaaccccAAAAGAAGCTCAAAAAGGAGGAGTTCAACTGGAACAGCCAGGAAAGTGTATTAGCTTCCCTTCAAAATGATTTATACAGAGGTAACCAATCCCAAAAGCAACCTGTCAGGATGCTACTAGAAAGGAAGCTTCCTTCACACTCTAAGGTGCCAACTCCGCCCAAACACGTTCTTTAACCTTCAGAGCTGTTACCAGATTCAAAAGTGCCAAGTCAACGGTAAACTAGTTGATATGATCCTGGATAGTCCGGGCAAAATGGAGAATATTGAGAATGACCCCAAATTATCTAGTGGACCGTTGACCCGCTCCAAGTCCAAGAACGTCCAAGGGATGCACGCAAAGGAGCTGCATGAACTTCAACAATTGACTAGAAGATGTTTGGAGAGTTACTTGGAGGATTCATGCAAAGAATACCATGTTTGGAGTCTTGAGAATTGAAGAATCAACAAGTCAAACTGTGTGACATGGTTTCACCAACCGTTGGCTATGGTTCAAGAGGGGCCTGAAGAACCGAAGAAAATAAGGTTCTGGAATTCGTCACGGTTCAGTTGTGTGTTACGGTTGCGGCTACGGTTTGGCCTGGCGAGATTTTTTGAGAAATTAACTTTGAAACTTTTCCTATTTTACCCATTGGGTATTTATAACAGTCTACGGTTATTTTATTGGGAACTTagctatgttgcgcggactctccaaaatgatgtcgcacccgtgtcggatcctccaaaaatacactatttttggaggatccgacacacaCCCAGCAACATTTTCGGAGAGTTCGAGCAACATAGGAACTTAGCATATTTTTGACATAAGAAAACTCTTGAGAGAGATTTGGAACCTCTTGGTTTGAGTTCGACTTTGGATTACCTGTTTTCAAGACTTGGGTTCTTGAGAGTaatcttcttctcttttctttatatCTAGGGTTCTAATTTGTTGTTCTTGGGAGGCGATCGGATAGTTTTTCGATTGTTGCTTGAGACGTTCACTTAGGgttctagattttcttctaaatttCCTTATTCAGACTACTTTTGATTATCTTAATCAAACCTATCATTTGTTTTgctttaattattgttattttcatatTCCGCTGCTTTGTTTATCTCGGATCGTATCACTAGTTGCAAGTGGCAACAGCTAATCCCTAAAAAGCTACACTCTAGTCATTGAGGTCAGCCTGAAAATAGATCCAGCTAGACCAAGCAGCTAGAAAAATCAGCAACAGGTTGGCACCATGAATCTATAAGACGATTATTAGAAGAAGGCAGATTAGTTTCTCAAAGTGAAAGGCCACATCTCAGTCTATGAGATGACTTGGCTTTGAGAGACATGAGTATATGTGGGAGATGGTTCGCTTACTCATATTTTTATAGTGTAAACACACATACACATAAAACACAAAAATGATGACGTTATAAGTTAAAGGCACACCTGAATTTCATCAATAATCGCACAGTCGTAGTCAGATGCAACATCAGCCATCTCTACTGTAACAGCCTTATGTCTTGCACCATCAACTTCCTCCCTCTCTTGTCCAGTAATAAGGTCACAAGGAACTTTTGACTTGTTCAACCTTTTAGCAACCTCCCATGCTAATAACCTCAAAGGCCCACAGTAAACACCTGAATATCAGATTCCACTATTAAGGTAATTCCATTAATTGGAAACAGACTAGTTAAACTCAGAACGTTTCAAGGTATTGGTATTACAGTTTACCAGAAGAACTCGACTCGAGCTGTTTTAGGGCATAATATGTTTTGCCGCTATTTGTTGGGCCCACATGTAAAAAGACATTCCTGCTTTTCTTTCGAGCATGTGGGTACCATGTATGCGGATGGCTGAAATTAGAAATGGATCACAGAGATCAAAATGGACTTCCACAAAAATCACAGTACAACAGTAGATGATC comes from the Nicotiana tabacum cultivar K326 chromosome 14, ASM71507v2, whole genome shotgun sequence genome and includes:
- the LOC107759763 gene encoding ATP-dependent RNA helicase SUV3, mitochondrial isoform X2, which produces METEASFAICNRLRQFSSSTAARKVDFTDLTHPHTWYPHARKKSRNVFLHVGPTNSGKTYYALKQLESSSSGVYCGPLRLLAWEVAKRLNKSKVPCDLITGQEREEVDGARHKAVTVEMADVASDYDCAIIDEIQMIGCRSRGFSFTRALLGLAANELHLCGDAAAVPLVQEILKVTGDTIKVQYYERLSPLVPLKVPLGSFSNIRTGDCVVTFSRTEIYRMKKLIETGGKHLCSVVYGSLPPETRTRQATLFNDASSDSDVLVASDAIGMGLNLNISRIIFSTLKKFDGVEMRDLTVPEIKQIAGRAGRYKSKFSVGEVTCLDADDLPLLHSSLDSPSPVLERAGLFPNFDLLYMYSRLHPKHGLHEILEHFLDNAKLSEHYFIANCEEMLKVAALIDTLPLSLHDKYLFCISPVDMDDDISSQGLTQFATNYSKNGLVRLREIFTPGTLKVPKSHTALKELESIHKVLDLYVWLSYRLEESFPDRELASSQKAICSMLIEEFLERLGWQRPRTKRLTQHSRLNSLFSREARQHINS
- the LOC107759763 gene encoding ATP-dependent RNA helicase SUV3, mitochondrial isoform X1, which encodes MVALLFRRRLSLVSIPRKSLISHGGWELYWLPWNMETEASFAICNRLRQFSSSTAARKVDFTDLTHPHTWYPHARKKSRNVFLHVGPTNSGKTYYALKQLESSSSGVYCGPLRLLAWEVAKRLNKSKVPCDLITGQEREEVDGARHKAVTVEMADVASDYDCAIIDEIQMIGCRSRGFSFTRALLGLAANELHLCGDAAAVPLVQEILKVTGDTIKVQYYERLSPLVPLKVPLGSFSNIRTGDCVVTFSRTEIYRMKKLIETGGKHLCSVVYGSLPPETRTRQATLFNDASSDSDVLVASDAIGMGLNLNISRIIFSTLKKFDGVEMRDLTVPEIKQIAGRAGRYKSKFSVGEVTCLDADDLPLLHSSLDSPSPVLERAGLFPNFDLLYMYSRLHPKHGLHEILEHFLDNAKLSEHYFIANCEEMLKVAALIDTLPLSLHDKYLFCISPVDMDDDISSQGLTQFATNYSKNGLVRLREIFTPGTLKVPKSHTALKELESIHKVLDLYVWLSYRLEESFPDRELASSQKAICSMLIEEFLERLGWQRPRTKRLTQHSRLNSLFSREARQHINS